TGCCGTCTTTAAGAACCTTCCCCTGATAGATAATCATTTGTTGAGAAGCAGGATAGACATTTTCTCCTTGATTACTTTCAATGATCGTTTTCACATCTTCAACCTGCAAAGCAAACAAACGTAAACTAACAGCAAGTCTACTTCAAGGCGACAAACTCAACCCTATAAGTTTGAGGTGCAAACTAAGCAGGAGAAAAGATAGAACGCATATTTCAGTAAATCTTATTACACAGCCAAATTGACAAAGTAATTGCATACTATTAAGTATCTATGGATTATGAGACAAACAAAGCAAAGAAAGAAATCAACCGCTTCGGGAAGAAAGATCAGCATTCGAGCAAATCCAAATAGGAAATTTTAGTAGCAATGTAATCAATTTCACGTGGAAACTAGAGATTTCTCATGCAATAAAGATCATTACCAACAGTGTTATGCATGCCAATTTGATCCATTTACTGTCCTGTCATAATCTATCCATGTCCACATAAATTAATTCTAGCCCAACCCCATATAGCTCTTttatatgattgagtatttttatcgttataaaagtataatttttttaatctcactcttttaataaaataaaataaaaaattaaactgtACTaacttcgtcccacgaatcttgacacgtattcctttttgggccgtcccacaaatctcgacacatttccaaataaggtaataattattatcttctgtctcatactttatcacttttattatcttaTCTCTcgtactttattacttttatattttattaactacgcacttaaaatattaatctaaaattccttaatttccgtgccgaaatcaaacgtgtcaagattcgtgttCCAAAGCTTCGAAAGAGGTTTGATAGGGAATGGAGACGAATGGAAAAGTCACAAGAGTCTATAGATAAACACAAATTTGGCTGATTCCTCATGATACACATCTTCACACCTCTTAATTTCTCACTTTCTGCACTATCCACAAACTGATTgactcgtttttttttttcttttatcattTTCTCTAATTTGTCGAGGCAAAAAATACATACTATTATATTTTAACATTATAaacatattaataaattaatcaaataacaattaaatattataaattagatcacatatttaaataaataaaaatacaatccAAATAATATCAATGGGATTTAAATCAATTATCTTACAGGAGAAATGTTATCTCTATATATTTGATACTTTCTCCGTCCTCCAAAGAACtttctatctttcttttttcaatCGTCCttcaaataacttcctatatGTTTTAAGACATTACCACATCACTAAAATACCTCAATTAATcttattttttgtcttttcatcactctcaatactattATAACATCTTTTCACTACtttcaatacattcaacaatttAATTtgtcttaaaacttgtgcctcTCTTTCTAACAATGTCATTTgagaatggagggagtataaatttaatattcacATTTGCATATAGATATTCCAGAGATATTATGATCAAATTCACATGTTATTTTTTACATTGAAAATATTCatatgctatatatatatatatatatatatatatatatatatatatatatatatatatatatggttgactTCCATGAAAACAGCCCCCTATATAGAGAAAGAAGACATATTATGGTTCGTTGGATCAAGTGTAATCAAGGGATGAGATTGAGAATTCTTTTACTTATTATAACCATTTTTAATATTAAGATATTAATTCTGACGTTTGTAAGGTCAGTTCAGTAAAAATACAATGACCTGAATTCGGAAAGAATCATAGTATTCCTAAAATTTCTCACTTACCAAATCTTCATTCGTTAGGATGGGATTTCACTAGGGGGATATGTTTATTTTCCATATCATAGCTGAGGATCGTAGGTTATTGAATTTTTGTATTGCTTCTGCCGTCGATGAACCCTggcttcttttttcttttttttccctgAAGTAGTCAATTAATCTCCTATATTGATTCTTTGTGTTGCTTCCGCCGTCGATGAACACTGGTGCATATCACGTGCATATACACATAACTTAATATTCAAGAACAAGTGCACTCAGGTTCGGAATAAATAAAGTGCAATAATTCTCAGGTTCATAACCATATGCATCTGAATTATAACATTGTTTATTTTATGCTCATTTATCTCATCTGAATTCAAAGATAAAGTTCATATTTATGTGAAACTTAAGTGAACAACTACTTTCGTTCATACGTGCAGAGAGTGGTGTTCAAGAAGAAGTGCATGAAGGTTCGTTATACGTGCAGAGAGTGGTGTTCAAGAAGAAGTGCAGAGAGTTTATTCAACTTCAAGCTTTTAAATTCGACTCCATGAACATACCTTCAAAATCCATATTAGACATTCAATGTCTGGGGTTTTCTTCAATGGAAAAAGAAATTTCTGCCACGGGGGATCTCTATCTTTTCTCTGTATGTAATCTTTGTTTATGATTTAATGCAACGAACGTATCTGCATATCTAATTTTCTATAATAAAGTAGATTTGATTACGTGTAATTAAGGTAACCTACGGTTACACAAATGAGTAAAATACCAAAGTATCCTTTAGCATATAAAATACTGCCAGTAATGGGATTGATTTACTACCGTCAGATTTCATCAAATCAACTAACGAGATAATGTCTCCTTTCTCTGCCTATCTTTGTGTTTCCATATAACTTccccacatatatatacatacatatatatacacacacacacactagcGTGTAATTCGTTGAAATTGGATGGAGAACCATTTTACATTGTAATTATCATTGTACATTGTTTATAGTCATAGTATATGAAATGatctttatataaattatattttaataaatttatttaatcaaaattaaattggtGGTACAATTCAAACTATAATAATCTCAAAAAAATTCGCTAGTTAATGTTAGTTTTTTGTTGAGAGCTAGAATAGGTTGCCTTTTATATAAGTTTTCATTTGacgaaatttcattaaaaaaatgatgTGGGATTGgggatttaaaaaaatatataaacaaaaatagttgtaaatttgacataggataTGATGGAGGATTGATATATTGTATTTCTTGTAAATCGTATATAGAAATGATTTACTAATTTTATAagagtataatatttttgaaattaaggtaataaataatttaagatTACATCATATATGTAAACATCATCTCATCTGAACCTTACAAGACTTTTGAACATTATCTTGTTTGTAGTCGAAATATTACATTTGGCATTTTTACGTCGAACTTCTAATCATcgtcttgtctgaaacttgaatatgGCATTTGACTTATAAGTATCACCATCTAGAGCTTGAAAGAATACAACATTTTTTtagcatcatctcatctgccACTTGAGAGATCAAAACTTACTCGTGGGAAACATTTCATCTGGAGCTCGtaagaccataactgacttATGAACATCATCTTGTGtggagtttgaaagatcataacttacttgtgagcatcatcttgtccaTAATTTGATAGATCAGAGCTGAGTTCTAAGCATCACTCATATGGAGCTTGTAAGACCAAAGTTGAGTGATAAACATCATCTCATTTAGAACTTAAAAACTGTAATTAAGTTATGAACATCATCTCGTTTAGAGAGCTTGACAAATCACTTCTAACTTGTGAGGATATATATTGGTTTGAGCTAAAATTAAGTTCTGAGTATATCTCGTATGGAGTTTCATAGTCCATAATTGAATTTTTAGATTTATTTCGTTTAGAACTACAAAGAAGCATATACCAAGCAGAAATACTTATCAATTAATTGGCCAATTTGTATTATCATTAATTTAATACAGAAGAAAATTTTGTCATCTTGAACAAATAAAAAACTTATGCAAACATGTCAATATGATTTAGTTCTTTAAATATACTAATAAgccaaattttattatatattttaattaattttatatgtaaatATTAATGTTTACAAGATCATCTTATGCTTACCAGACAATTAAAATTTCAAGCTTTCTCAATGTTGGATTAGATGATTTAAATTTAGAGTTTTCACATTTATATTAAACTGAATGCCCCTTAAACGAACAccaaataattgaatttattgatTTGATTATTGGTTCCAGTTCCCTTGTTGATCTCAGCCAGCTAGTGCTGGAAAAGGGTGGTGGTGAGAGCCTGGCAGAATGGTTCTTCAAGCTTTGGATGATTTGGAGGCTGCTATGTGGTGAAAAACATGGAGATAAGAAAGATGGTGGGGTGGTGGACGTGAGGGAGTGCAGCAGGCAACTGGGGTATTTTCAGAAAGCAAAAGAGCAGTTAACTATTGAAGGGCGGGTTCTTCCTGTAGAGGGAGTGGATTTTTGGTACCCTCCGCCGAGGAACGTACTACGGCTGGATGTTGATGTGGCGTACAAGGAGGATGGTTGCCGGTTGGGAGCGGATTTCATTTTCCGAAATGATAGAGGGGAGATTGTTGTGGCGGGAGCTCAGCCTATTGGTTTTACTGAAACGGTGCTGCTTGGCGAGCTGCATGCTATGCTTATCGCAGTGGGAGTGTGTTTCTCGTTAGATTTGGGTCCCGTGGTTCTATTCTCGGACTCTCTCTTGGCGATTCATTTGCTTCATGATACTCACCATGGTTCTGATTCTTTGTGTGACGATCTGCATGAGGCTTTTGCTCATGCTCGTGAGACGGTGGTGTTGGACTTTTTACATGTTCGAAGGGAGGCTAATAGAACCGCTCATGAACTTGCTAGACTAGCTTTGTCCTTATCTGATGTAATGATTTGGAAGTCAAGTTTCCCTACTTGGCTTTCGAATATTGCTCTTTCCGATTTGAATTAATATAGCTCTTcttctctctaaaaaaaaaaagattattggTTCCAATAATCTAGATAAATCAAGTACTTAGTTCtggaaaaaaaatagtaataattcgTATGGAAGTTGGTTGTTTTGATTTTATAAGAAATaacaaaactaaattatttgatctttttttaattttatacaataaagcataacataaaattaattaattaataaaaaattaactttaatatttaaaagaataataatttattcatttcaaaattattttttaataatttttatatcgaattaaatattttttttgaaatatttaatttaacatccatattgaatattattttatgAATCGATATTAATGgttttttgaaaagaattaaaatagcaagaaaaaataaaagagagatagagaaattTTGGAGGAAAAACATGAGAGCACAGGTGAATCTTGAAGGTAAAACAACTCttattttatatagtattaatatatttttttaatgtaataatatttagatatttaaaatataatactagtagggtgcgttcactttgagGTATAAGGGAGGGATAAGCTACATTTACCACTttcgtttgctttgatgtatgaAAAAATTCATGCATGTGGTATAATTTTTCAAGCAGCCTCTTATCTCTTgggaaatggataattttatactaaGGTagggtggtataattttataccatatATGAAGGGAGGAATAATAAATGtattatcattcaaaccaaacaaaatataaaatatgtagtCCCTACTTAAAGGGATTAATTTAtagagtaaatatataaaactgtccactttcatattgtaaagataaaaaatgttcactaagataaaaataataaaaattgtccactttaTGGTTGAAAGGACGGAAATGCCCCTCAGCCTAAAATAGCCCATTTCATCTCCACTTCCTCTTTCACGGTTTCACTCTCcctccccccctctctctctccctccgaGCTCAGATCGCCGGCGAAGCGCCACTATcccggcctcgtcgcctccgccatctcctgcTTCAACCCCCGCCGCGACTTTAGCCTCCCATGTAGAAGAGCATACTGGAGATGTAGAGAAGAGGCGCGAAGAGGAAAATCCCCTGGCGCTTGAGGAGGAAAGAGAGCAGGATCCAGACGAGGCGCTGCGCGAGCGTCTTGGGCGGCGGGCGGCCCAATTTGGAGCCGCGGTGGCGGTAGCGCGGAGAGTGACAAGTGCTTCTCCTTCACAAGTTCGGCCACCGGCCTTGCCCTCAGATTTTCCGGCGATAGCAGCAAACTATAGCAACCGCCGCCTTCCTCTGTACATTCGCACCGTCGATTTTGTCGCATAATCCGGTAATTCATTGTCGAGGCTAAATCCAATCAAAGGTGCGTGCTTTCATTTTGATTTCAAATCTGTTGATCCCCAAATTTAGGGCTTTTTTCTAATGGATTCCATCCATTAATTTTATCGGTTCAAATCAAAAGTACGTCATAAGACTTCAgttctattttaaaattgtgTAGCAGAAGCAGATAATCTTTGGATAAAGAAATGGTGTATTTTTTGACTTGTTATGATTATCATTAGCAATTTTGGGGCTTAGTATGATATGAATTGCACCAGCATTGTATGAAGTTGCATTGGTCTCTCGAATTCGCAGAAGTCTTCCATTCACTCCCTTCTCGATCTTCCTTCGCCCCACGACGTAGACCCAGTCAGTTATTTATCTCTCTTATTCGCTTTCTTTATTCTTGCTATTTTGTTTGCAGCTTCTGTCAGTTGCTACACACCTCGGAGCAGTATTCTGCTTTGCTGCCTTTTGTTTTCATAGCCTGTATGTCTTTCTGGCACTTTTCGCAATTGGAGAGCTACTCGTATTTGCTACCCAGGTACTGTTCTTCCCAGTCATCTTTGCATATTTAGATTTCTAACCTGGTTGCATTTTTTGTCCATGCGTCTTGATTTGAACTAAATTATCTAAATTCAAATGTGCATTAAAATTTCATCGATGACCTTTGCAGGCCCCTGTAAATTTTGTTTGTCTACATTGTGTCAAGCCTAGTCTTTGACCACTATCAATGGCAATATCTACTGTatcaattcatatattttaggtGCAGATCACAATGGGCTTACATCTGATGTAGAGCTCCACTGTGAATGCCATTGGGACCACTGCTCTAACAGCTTTTCGAGCTTTTGCTTACTTTGTCTGATAATAGAAATATAGAATGGAAACTTATCAGTAGCAATTACAATTCAAAATAGAATAGTGTGTGCATAGTTGTAGCATACCTTGGAAGAGAGCTATATATTACATGCACCGAAGGTTGCTGCTCATCAAAAGGCCTCTTAACACCAGATATAGCTGGTATATCAAGTTACGGAAAGAATAAAACCAGGAAACTAGCAAATTAGGTTATTGCATGAGAGCATGAGAAACAACAAACATGACATTCAAGTCCCAGCAGTTCCTCAACAAGTACAGAGTAAAACCACCAAAGCTACAGAAAAAGGATACAATTAGCATCCATCTCCCTTTTACTTGAAAGTACTTCATTTTTCTTAAGATTGCTGACATTTATTTCACTTTGAACTGATAAATATCCATTTCCACGATGCACAGATCTAACAGACACCACTTTTTCTACATCTGCAACTGAATCTATTATTTTCAAACCAATCACAACATTACTATTTGGACCCCTTTCAAAGTCGGAGCATCCATATTTTCATCCAAAATGGCTCCCCATGAATCTCTTCTGTTACCTTAGAGTTTAGAGGCAGAGATTCAGAGTTAATGGCTTCTGGTGATGTGCCGTCCTCTCCCCTCGTCGGGCTTCTCCAGGTTTATGTTCTTATTTCGTCGtatatttcattatatattttctCCTACACTAGATTGTGGGCTCCACAGAGCGGCAGCTCCACGGAGCTCGAGATACTGCAGCGGAGCGGCAGCTCCACGGAGAAGAAACAAGCTGGTATTTGTGTGTGTCTAGTTATCTCTGTTTCTCTATCTATTGATGTTTATTGAAGAAATATGAGTTTTGTCATCGGAATTGATTGTGATTTTGTGTTTGATGTGACAAGTTGAGGTAGTTTGATTTGAGCAATTGTTATCAGCTGTTATTTTTCTGGTAGTTCAGAAGCAGCACTAACTTCTTGTAACCCTGCTACTGTGCAATGCGTTGATCATATTTCAGAGAACAATTGGGGGCTGTTTCAACTGGGGTTTATGCAGGGTTTTGTTCACAAgttatctttttcctttttttttgttccctttttttttctctaattttGGTTATGCAGCTGATGCTTTGCTTCTACTGTTGTTAATTCAAGTTTGATTACCCATTTGGCTTAATGCGGTATATCCTTGGTGATATTTCGACGAATTGATACAATTGGACGGTGAATTGTGAACTGATAAAACTGATGGGAACTGTAAATATGTGAACTGATAAAATTGATCTGAGGGTTACTGTGAGTTGCATAAGCTGGCATTAGTGTAAGGCATGTTCTTGGAGAATCACTGAAATATGTTTTAGCTGATGCCATGAGATAGTTGGTTGAAAGAATAAATGTTTATTGTTATCACTACTTTTTCTATAAAGTTGATGGGAGCCCTTCAGGAAACTGCGTCACAATATGTGCTATAACTTGTTTAAAAGAGAGAGTTCGTGAAGCAAAAGTTCTTAGTCATGAATTTTCTGGATGTCATGACAGAGGACTTTACCAGAGGACTCACCTGTCCACTCTTCAAGCAGCGATGACTTTGTAGCAATTCTTGATGCGGAGCTGGATGCTGCTTCTGATTCATCAGACGATTCTGAAGCAGTTGCAGAAGAAGAGGAGAGTAGTGAGGAAGACGATGATGACAGAAGTGACTATTTGGAGCTTGGGAGGTATGCTTAATTGCCTTGTCCTGAAATCACTCTGCATGCGATTTAATTGTCGTCTCTAAACTTGCCAAAATCTGTTGCCTTTTCTGCTGGGGTAAAATATGTGGAAAGGCCTGCTTCGAAAGTTTCCTAAAAAGGGGTCCAATAAAAAAGGAAAGCTTGTTTGATGAACTGGTTTGGTTTTGGCCCTCGTGTGTTTTCCTTGGATATATGTTTTACAGGACTCATGAGCCACAAACAAAGTCCGAGATGGAGAATGAGAGGAAGAGGACGATGGAGGTTATACAAGAGAATAACAGGAGGTTGCAGGAGAGGAATAAGGTTCTCATAGAAGGACGATTTGCAGATTTCATCGAACTTTTGTGATAATCAAGTATCTTTAATTTGTGAGTGGGTCTGGCAGATTGGGATGAGCAAGATGAAGGCGAAGAAATGGCGCACCAGTGGGAAGATGACTGGGATTATTGGGTGCTTGGTTGTACATGAAGCTTGATGAGTTGTGATGCTTGCCGCAGAAAATGTATGACTTGATTTTGGAGTTTGTTTAGGGGCCAAaagtttttcttttgttttgttggattttgaaaattgtaaaagtgttttattatttattaatcttGTCGGCTAAAGACTAAAGTATGAAGCTTAATTGGCATGTTCTTGGAACTGAAATTTTGTATTCTGAAGTATATAATTCgggttcttgaattcacgaccgcatctatgaattcacaattttatattcttgaattcacaaccaaaataaattatgtttagttgtgaattcaaactttaaaaactcaaattcacaactacttgaattcacaatcaaaataaattctggttgtgaattcactaaaactcgaatttacaatcaaaataaattctagttttagttgtgaattcaaactttaaaaactcaaattcacaactacttgaattcacagccaaaataaattatggttgtgaattaaattttagttgtgaattcgactggttgtgaattcacaatcaaaaaattctggctgtgaattaaattttggttgtaaattcacaaccaaaaaattcttgttgtgaattcgactgtgtAGGGTTTAGGGataagggtttaggttttagggtttaggttttatggtttagagtgagtttagagtgggtttacgatttagggtttaggttttagggtttagagttgaTTTATCAAGTGACAAAATTGATACACCACAAGATTCTTTTTTGTAaaaggtcttgagttcaatTTCACCTGCATGCGGTGTATTGTATCACCTTGTGTAGAGgtgataacactcacttttccatgatttttaatgttcatatcaTGTCAATTTAGGGTTTatgttttagggtttagggtttagagtagGTTTACGGTTTacggtttaggttttagggtttagggtttagagtggatttagggtttagggtttagagtgagCTTaagcttgtgaattcacaataaaaaaattcttattgtgaattcgactgtttaaggttcagggtttagggtttagggtttagagtgagtttagggtttagataggGTTTAGGGCTtacggttgtgaattaaattttcgttgtgaattcgactgattttgaattcacaaccaaaaaattcttattgtgaattaaatttaggttgtgaattcgactggttgtgaattcacaaccaaaaaaatatggctgtgaattaaattttgattgtgaattcgactagttcagttcagttgtgaattcacaatcgtaataattcacaactaggttttagtgtttcagttcagttcagttgtgaatttactgtttcagttcagttgtgaattcacaatcgtaataattcacaactagggtttaaggtttcagttcagttcagttgtgaattcactatcgtaataattcacaactagagtttagggtttcagttcagttcagttgtgaatttactgttttagttcagttgtgaattcacaatcgtaataattcacaactagggtttaggtttagggtttagtgtttcagttcagttgtgaattcacaaacaaaaaattctggttgtgaattcgactggttgtgaattgtgaattcagggttttaggttttagggtttagagtttagagttgatttagggtttaggatttagagtgggcttagacttgtgaattcacaatcaaaaaattcttgttgtgagttCGATTGTTTAaggtttatggtttagagtgagtttagggtttagggtttagatagggtttagggtttagggtttacggttgtgaattaaattttcgttgtgaattcgactggttttgaattcacaaccaaaaaattcttattgtgaattaaatttaggttgtgaattcacaaccaaaaaaatctggttgtgaattaaattttgattgtgaattcgactggttgtgaattcacaaacaaaaaattctggttgtgaattcgattggttgtgacttcacaattcacaaccagtgtgaattgcaggattttttaaaggggtgatgtaaagtggacatttttttaatttttaatgtgaagggtattttggtaacagtggacattttttaagttttttattttagtggacattttttatctttacaatatgaaagtgaccattttaaaaatccactctaatttaTATCCTTTATATTATCCATCCATTTAAAGGGATAAAAAGTAAACACACCggataatatttatatatcatgCAACgtcaataatataaaatattgtttAGTTATAACCGAAAAGAATTGTGCATATGTGTATGTTAAAATTGTGAAGCGGTAAAAACCAGAAAGTATAATTCTACACGTAAAATCTGTGTTACATGTTGCCCACCCAAATACTCCTTTTTATCCAAAAAGTAAAACCTAACAATTTGCTCGATCATCCAATTACTTTTT
The genomic region above belongs to Salvia miltiorrhiza cultivar Shanhuang (shh) chromosome 5, IMPLAD_Smil_shh, whole genome shotgun sequence and contains:
- the LOC131025048 gene encoding uncharacterized protein LOC131025048 isoform X2, whose amino-acid sequence is MCRPLPSSGFSRFMFLFRRIFHYIFSPTLDCGLHRAAAPRSSRYCSGAAAPRRRNKLRTLPEDSPVHSSSSDDFVAILDAELDAASDSSDDSEAVAEEEESSEEDDDDRSDYLELGRTHEPQTKSEMENERKRTMEVIQENNRRLQERNKIGMSKMKAKKWRTSGKMTGIIGCLVVHEA
- the LOC131025048 gene encoding uncharacterized protein LOC131025048 isoform X1, which codes for MASGDVPSSPLVGLLQVYVLISSYISLYIFSYTRLWAPQSGSSTELEILQRSGSSTEKKQAGICRTLPEDSPVHSSSSDDFVAILDAELDAASDSSDDSEAVAEEEESSEEDDDDRSDYLELGRTHEPQTKSEMENERKRTMEVIQENNRRLQERNKIGMSKMKAKKWRTSGKMTGIIGCLVVHEA